The nucleotide sequence TGGCAACAAGGATAATGCAGCGCCTGAAAGTGGCCACAGTCGCATCGGTGATCTTTAAGGGAAATTCTATAGCTACCCAGCGAGAAGCTCCCGGTTGGTGTCGTCTCCGCGACGGTGTACTCGGACTGATGCCTGTCGTATAACGTCACAGTGAAGCACCTAGAGTCTCTTAGGTTCCGATCAATAGCCTTGACTAATGCCTGACAAAATTCATTCCCATATCCGAGTTGTGCCTCTGCTGTCTGTCCCCGTTCCACAAATAGCTGAGCAAGCCTCCTGTAAGTTGACTTAACCAATGATGTGACCGGGAGGTTGCGAGTTCCCTTTAGCACGGAGTTCACACATTCACTGATGTTGGTGGTCATGTGCCCGAACCGTCGACCACCATCCTCATGTTGGGTCCATTTGTCGTACTCCATCCGGTTGGCCCAGTCACACATTGCTGGATTTTCAGTCCGCATGATGTCAAACCAGTAGTAAAACTCAGCTTCAGTCTTTGCGTACGCAGCATTCACCAACATCCTCCTTGAGTCCTTACCTTTGAACGTTAGGGCGAAATTCGCAGCCACATGCCTAATACAGTAGGCTCGGAAAGCCCGGGGAGGCAGCCACCCAGTCTCAGGTGCCTTAAGCGCTACCTTGATCCCATTATGCCTGTCAGAGATAACAAGTATACCCTCCTGAGGAGTCACATGCTCTCGGAGGTTGGACAAGAAGAATGACCACGATTCTGCATTTTCGCCCTCCACAAGGGCAAATGCTATCGGGAGGATGTTCGAGTTCCCGTCCTGAACTATCGCCAACAGCAGCGTCCCTCCATACTTCCCATACAAGTGGGTACCATCAATACTGACGAAGGGCTTGCAATGCCGGAATGCCTCCATACAGGGTGGAAATGTCCAGAAAAGCCGGTGAAAGTACACCGTCGACTCATCAACCTCACCACCAAGCCGAACAGGAGAGGTCTTCAACACCGTGATTGTTCCGGGCATTGTCAACTGGACCCCTAGCATCCAACGTGGCAACTCCGCGTAAGACTCTTCCCAATCTCCATATATTTGTGCCACTGCCTTCTGCTTGGCCATCCAAACCTTCCTATAACTAGGCCTGAATCCGTAGTCGGCTTTTGTCGCTTGTTGTAGTACCTTTACCGTAACCGCAGCATCTGCCCTAACCAAAGGAAGAATCCTCGCACAGATAACGTGATAATCCAGCTGACGGTGATCACTTGAAATAGAGGTTGCCAAGCATGTGTGTGGCCCGTTGTACCTCCTAACCTCCCAAGTGCCCTTTCGTGCACGAAGCGCTACACGAATCAACCAACTACATAAACCGCGGTAACCCACAAGAGTTTATGACCATTGCAccttcttcataaaccgtggtagCCTACCACGGTTTATGCCTTCCACGCCTCCTTCATAAACCGCTGGAACTTCCCACGGTTTACACGCAACAAAATTTCCCCATAAACCGTCCCTGCCAGCCACGGTTTATGTACAATCTAAAAACCGTGGTTGGTTGCCACGGTTTATATAGAATAGAGAATTTGCACATGCACGTAACAACTATCTATTTTGCACATTTGGATAAAGGATTCGTCCATTTTATTTAAATACGTAAATTGCCCTATCTTTTACTATGAAACATGAGAAAAGATTGATTTGAAGTTATTAAGGACTCTCTATATATTGGGATGGGTAGTGCGTAACTATCCTAATTAAAGCGAGGGTCACTCCCCTAATTGTCTTTTCTATTCACCATTAGTAAAGGTGTATGGCAGGGATCACGTTccttgtccaaagcaaaaagtgTCATATTAACAAGTTTCGTCCATGGAATATATAACAACAATGCATGTTCTATGTGTTCATCTTTTGGGTAAAGACCGACATTAGAAGCGACTAGAGAGGAACAAAGAGGAAGCAAAATAAAAATCTGTAACAAATAACAGGGTTCACAGCTTCACATACATAGGTCTAGTTAATTAAACTCCCATCTTAAATTCAATAATATTTTGACATAAGAAAAGAGGGAAAAAATGGTAGGATAATCCTAATTTTTTCAACTCACTAAATGCTCTAGTTGACTTAGTTAGGGTATATAACATCAAATTAAATTCTCTTGAGTATTATTTGATTTCTATCTTAGGGTgataaaaaatatagaaataatagATATATAACTGAATCACGTTCTTGAAATTCATTCTTTTTTTAAAGTACTTAAAGTACNNNNNNNNNNNNNNNNNNNNNNNNNNNNNNNNNNNNNNNNNNNNNNNNNNNNNNNNNNNNNNNNNNNNNNNNNNNNNNNNNNNNNNNNNNNNNNNNNNNNNNNNNNNNNNNNNNNNNNNNNNNNNNNNNNNNNNNNNNNNNNNNNNNNNNNNNNNNNNNNNNNNNNNNNNNNNNNNNNNNNNNNNNNNNNNNNNNNNNNNNNAGATCGAGTTCGAAATCAAATTCTACGAGCAAGTTTTGTTTCTACTTTAACCTACTCTCTCCTAGACTCCTACCCTATGGAAAGGCACATTAGAACTTCTACACATTATAACCCAGATACAACTTTTAGTGATAAATACACACAGATGATGACGATAAATTAAATAGGGGACTCCAACTTCAAACCATGAGACACGTAATTAAAAGATAACTACTACACTTATAAcagaaataaatatataaaaatgataGCCCAATACAGATATAATGTTATCAAGAAAGGTAATTAAAAGACACTTGAGCCAATCAACTTGGTTAGGCCAAAAGTTATAGCCATGGCTAACCATTCACTAAAGAAGGCTCTAACATAAGACCTAAATGGAAGAGTCTTACCAAGTAAccaaacaaaatcaaaacaaaactATCTGACTCTAAAATAAGTTCCAACCTGAATTTATAGTTCCTTACGAAAAATACCACAAGAAGAGGAACTATTGCACCTGCTGAGAATGTAAAACTTGATGCTGCAGCTATTTGCAAAGGGTTCGGTAAACTCTTTTTCTCTatctcatcttcttcttcttcttcttgtctcTTTATTTGAGCAATCTCTATGTCTAACCCTAAATGCACAAAAACAAACTCACTAATGGCTATGCTACATACCCCTGCCACAAGGCTTGTGAAACCGGACAATATCATGGCCTTCGTGTCTTCCCTCATTGCTCCCACTCCCATCATCAGAGCCACCGTTGATACCAGCTGTTGTTAGCTCCCAGCACCGCTGCACGTAGTTATTGGGATCTTTTTGAGTAATCAAATTCCTCTTTCTTTTTTGCTTCTTCTTCATTGTATGGGGTTTTTGATAATTGTTTGTTGTTGCTCAAGGTTACTCACTATAAAGTTGATTTCGTTATTAACGGGTGaactattattgttattattaatatGATTGGATGCcatgaaaattgaaaaatgaTGGACGATAAAGAATGATTAAATTGTGGAGGACACATATAACAATTTAATTGTATTTATGGATGAAATTTTGGTTGATTATTATTGGAGAGCTGAGATTTCTTCACTAATAAAATGTACTATCTATTAAGTTTTTATTGCCCTTTTcactttaacaaaaataaaataaaataattactatTAAAGGAGTGAAATTTCTTTACTAATAAAGttctttatataataatatatttgttGAATCATATAGATGATAAATTTacctttccaatgcaattagctAGAGAATGAGAATTGAGTAATATGAACGTTAGAACGATAAATGCAGAAAACTGATGGAGAGGAAAGGAAGTGCAAAGTTATATGAATTGCTGAAGAGGTAAGCATTCAAATTGTGTGTATCATCAAACAGAAAGAGTATGGAATGGGAACTAAAGGAATCAGTCACTGCAATAATAAGCATTATCTCATCCTATCAGAGACGCAAATTAATTGAAGTTACAAACGCAAACACTTTCATTCATTGCTTTGCATTATTAATTCAACTCTTCCATTGCTTCACACCTAGCTAGCttcaaaaatataatataattaaattttgtgGTATAATCATTAATACTCTgcatttatttacttttcattcaAGAAGAAAAGTAACAAATACATACTaatctttttgaaatttttttcgtTTTTAAAATACCGTCTTGTTTCTGGGTAATTTAATATGTGTTTAAATGtatattattatctttttttttaaattaaaagtataattcaaattcaaaacttctaaataaagatgaaaaaaattatatcatttgaGATATAATTCGTTANNNNNNNNNNNNNNNNNNNNNNNNNNNNNNNNNNNNNNNNNNNNNNNNNNNNNNNNNNNNNNNNNNNNNNNNNNNNNNNNNNNNNNNNNNNNNNNNNNNNNNNNNNNNNNNNNNNNNNNNNNNNNNNNNNNNNNNNNNNNNNNNNNNNNNNNNNNNNNNNNNNNNNNNNNNNNNNNNNNNNNNNNNNNNNNNNNNNNNNNNNNNNNNNNNNNNNNNNNNNNNNNNNNNNNNNNNNNNNNNNNNNNNNNNNNNNNNNNNNNNNNNNNNNNNNNNNNNNNNNTTtacattattatattatattattatctacttttttgttttcttttgcttCTGTTTCCGTTGAAGCATGACAGTATCcctttttttcagttttattttattttaaatattttattttacaataaaTTTTGTATTGATAATGTAAAAAAATTTATGCCATCTAAGatttgagtattttttttttaattttgtatattcgTGTGATTTTAATTATCAATAATACATGACAAAAATTACGTAGATAAAAAAAATACGTGCCTTCAACTATATTAATTGTTGGATTATCATAAATTTCATATTAAATTCAGAATGAGATTAGAAAAATATGTAATTGTgcaatctttttattttaattagcaaTTGACATTATATATACTCACATAATTAACTAGTATTTACCACTTTTTTTAATTAATACGGTCATGTCATAAAATTTGTACAATAATACAAAAGTCttgataatataaaatttaaattttaactacTACGGTATAATTCATCACTCGTTCCattcaaatttttttcctaaATTTGCATTAAATAATTTGTATCATAATTATAGTATTATACTAACTAAAAATACTTCCTTGAGGACCGCCTCCAGACTCTCGTCTTCAAGTTCGGCGTGGCCAAGTCAATCCACCACGCCATGGTCTTCATTCGCCAGCGCTACATTAagactttctttcttcttttcactTTTTTCCTGAAATTTAGAGTTTTTAAATtcctaattttttattgtttgtttTTGTTCATTGTCGAATTAAGAATCTAATCTTCTTGGTTTCTTGGCTTTTGATAAAGTATTATTAAGTTTTGTGATAATAGAAGATTTGTTGATTTCAGATGTGCTACTCCAGCTTCATCAAGATTtgccaataataacaataataatgatgcACTAGAAGGAGAGTAAGATAATTACCCTTTTCCTGTGGTGATTTATGTTAATCAGGTATAAAATAATTGATCTTTTATTCAGGTATAAAATTAGAAAGGCTTTTATTAGTCTTTGGTGAGGGGATTAATCCTTATCACTAGAAAGCTATGCCTCTTCAAATGCAATGTAAATATAAATTATAGAGAGAATTTTTCTTTGATTCATTGTTACATGTCACATATGTTCCTATTGGTTCTGTTCTAATCTCTTTTAGCCAAGCCAATTAGATGAAGTTTGAGATTTTTAAAGTGGCACTATAATCTTCTTGTTTTGGTAGGGGAAGGAAAATAAGCACAATAATGTAATTTTCATTATTCATTTTTTGTTCACTTGTAAGCGTTGATTTCTCTATCGGTTATTTATGGATAGTTTCTCAATAGCTTGTTGCGCTTTTCATTTATTCTCTCTTTTCATTTTGCACTCAATTACATCTTGATTTTCATCTTGAACCATAGTAACTGAGAAACAAAGAAGAGAGCAACTGAATGGCAAATACAAAATCCTGAGGAGTGTTATCCCAAGCCCCACGAAGGTATAAAACACTTATAAACTTGTTTACCAATTTTTACAAATCAAACTAATAGGTTGAGTCTGCTATTAACAGATGGATAGAGCCTCTGTGGTGGGTGATGCCATTGAATATAATAAGGGAGCTGCTCAGAACGGTCAATAAGCTCAAATTACTGCTGGAGAAGAAAAGATGTTGAAGGGAGAGATGCAAAAGGCAGAAAGCGAAAGATGATGCTGCAGAGAGCTGCAACATAAAGCCTTTCAGCAATCTAGATGGATGCATAAGGACCTCATGGCTTCAAAGGAAATCGAAAGATATCTAACCTGAAATTTGGCTTATTCTTTTTGCAGGTCTTAACCAGAATTCGACACTGCAGCTATCACGTGGCTTTTCTGTGGGAAAATCTCCTGGTTCTAAGCCTGGTGTTGCTGTGGTTGTCGAAAGAGTTAGGATACACGGGCTGTCAAGGTTTAGAAACCTGAGTAAATTCGCGCACTCCATGAAAGTGAAGGTGTTGCCTGCAGATCCAAATATTCGCATTCCAAACATAGAGATCTGTTTTCATAGGTGTGTATTTGTGTAACCTATCTGCTTTTGAAGAATCTCTTTGTGCACGGTATGAATATGTATTTGATCAATGAGGTTGGTTCTAGTGATCTGTTGTCTTGTTGAGTGAACATGGTGAACACCATTTTCTCTAGGACTGGGCTTATACCTCAAGTCTCAATTTGATTATGCAATATTATTCCCTTTATAACTCACAGTTTTCGTGTATTAAATTGAACTAGGATTTATAAAATGGTATATCTAATTTATTAGGGCAATTTTGTGCGTCTTGTTCAGGAATGCATCTCTTGCTATAGGAATGTGCTCACAAGGCCAGTGGGAAAAAGTTACCAAGGGTTCTTGGGTTCGATCAATGTCTCCTTTTGACCACAAGCTCTTAGATATAAGGACTGCTAGCTCAACACTGGCATCCTTCTTAAGCAAATCGTTAGCATTTTATTATAGCAGCGCAATGGCAGTTGGGATCATTCTTGTGATACTTATGATTCTTTACCAGGTAACTTATTACTGTTCCTCGATGTTTAGAACTTTAGATAGTTTGACTGTACTCTCATATGATGTTTAGGATGAGTCTTCTTGTTGAGAAATTGACCAAGACTTCATCAATTCTTCCTCTCAAGAAAACGTCAGCTCTTGTTCATGGCTTATCTTGACTGATCCAAATTTTTCTTGCAATATCTTTGATGGTCTTGGTCATTAAGGCAAAAATGCAAAACAGTTACTATTCATGGCTGAAATTGCATCCATAATTCATtggctataatttattttatagtttAAATCAGTCTGAGTAGTTTGGGATGAATTTTTGTTGAATATGATGCTAGAGCATAGATTATAAAAGCTTATATATCTTAACTTAGAGTGTATAACGTGGTTGCTACATGTTGAAACTAAAATCCAGTTTCCTCTAATTAATACTTTGTTGATCTTAGCATGGAATTTTCTTTAGTTTAATTATTGCTGTGCACTGTATACTAACTACTTTGTAAACTATAGTGAGTTGAAGTGCTCCCTATCACTCTGCAAAGGTCTCTCTCGCTCTATATATGCAGAATATCCTACTTATCTATATATTTTAAACTTCTACCCTATCAGTTCTTTTCCTTATACTTAGTACCAGTCCCTTTTTTTCACTAAAATACTTCCAAGATATAGTCATACACCAATCTCTTCCTTGAGTCTGCAATGATCTGAATTATAAACTAAATAGAATCTCAATCAAGTTATTAAATATTTACCCAATGCTCCCTTTGTGCCACTTGTGAATTCCTGAAGAGagttattttgatttttaaactTGGGTTATCCTTGGTTGTTACATGTCTTCGTACTGTTAGAATGCTTGAAACCATGAAAGAAATGATTTTGGAAGCATTCTAAGGATCTGGTGGAgatatttatatttctttttgaGTTTCAGTTTTTGAGTTTAACCAAGATGTGAATCTTTTGAATTGGCAGATAAAGAAGCATTATTTTCAGGAAATTTCATGTTTACTCCTTTGAAGCTTGAGAGCCAAAGTGCAAAGGCACATCAGTGATAAAGTGATTTCTAAAGTCATGATAAATAGTGGCAAGTACATTCTGTTCTTTTATTCTTTGGTctataatttatgaattattaGGTTGAAAGCTTGTAGCTTATCTATATGGCctttagattttattaattttgtccTGAAACGAGATTTGAGAAACATCCGTTTCTCCTTTAATCTCAATGTGTATATTCGGGATTGAATTTTGTTTGGggtgaaaaattttaaatttttgcaacCATGTGTTTCTGATTCAGACTGAACATTGTGGATGGGGTGTAGAGGCAGCTGAAACCATCTACAAAGACGAATTCATAATTGAGTATATTGGAGAAGGTAGCTCTCATTTCTTTTGGCTTATATTGTTAAAAATCTTTTTTATCTTTCAAGTGTGCCTTTTCACCATTAACCGAAATGTTTTCTGCATGCAGGGGTAGGATCAGAAAGTGAGCGAATGGTTTTAGGCGTGGCGTAGTGTGGATTGGAGCATCACTGGATTGAGGACAAGTGCATCCAACACGGCCCCATATGATGGTCACTCACCAATAGTGGGATGTTTATTGCTGACAACTCACTCATGCCTCATGCCTCATGCCTCATGCATAGAGGCTTTAGTTTGTCAATACTCATCACAAAGTAAATTAAAGTGTGCTGCCCAGTTTCcactttatttatatttttgtttctgtATATGGTGATCATACTGTATATGGTGATCATATTGCATTGTGGATTTTTCTAATGTGgatttttaatttatgtatttgttCTTATTACAcctagtattttttatttatgtgtaaTATACATTCTTATATATATTATAGAAATATGATTTGATTCTATTAACTtgccaaatttttttgaaaaatctaaagctaaaactaaaacacaaaaatatatttatagatattttacttttttttaactaCAAAATGTAATATTTTTTGTTCTGAAAATTTTACGATTTTTCAACTTTAAGATCATCCACATTAAATCATTAACCCTTCATTCGAGAGCATGATTGAGATTAGAGAGCTTGGCTCTTGTTGTTCTTTGATTTTCGTCAATAAAACCTCATGTATTTTTGATAGGGCTGAATCACAACTCTACCATGGAAAAAGAGTTACAGAGATGAGTTTGATGTGCTGGAGaccataaatttttatatattaacaacacaatttattataaaataaaatatttaaaataaaataaaacttaaaaaaaaatactcaaaCCTTAGATGGCATAAATTTTTATACATTATCAATACAAAAtttattctaaaataaaatatttaaaaacgcAAAAAAATTTCAAGAAGATTAGTATGTATTTGTTACTTTTCTTCTtgaatgaaaagtaaataaatgcAGAGTATTAGTGATTATACcacaaaatttaattatattatatttttgaaGCTAGCTAGGTGTGAAGCAATGGAAGAGTTGAATTAATAATGCAAAGCAATGAATGAAAGTGTTTGCGTTTGTAACTTCAATTAATTTGCGTCTCTAATAGGATGAGATAATGCTTATTATTGCAGTGACTGATTCCTTTGGTGGCCTTCCCATTCCATACTCTTTCTTTTTTATGATACACACAACTTTAATGCTTACCTCTTCAACAATCCATATAACTTTGCACTTCTTTTGCTCTCAATCAGTCATGTGTACTTATCATTTTACATTCATATTACTTAATTCTCCTTTTTTagctaattgcattggaaaggtAAATTTATCATCTATATGATTCTAAGACATATATTATTATATAGAGAACTTTATTAGTAGAAAAATTCTACTCCTCTAATGAGgaccattttattttatttttgttaaagttAGAAG is from Arachis ipaensis cultivar K30076 chromosome B01, Araip1.1, whole genome shotgun sequence and encodes:
- the LOC107611250 gene encoding uncharacterized protein LOC107611250 — protein: MAKQKAVAQIYGDWEESYAELPRWMLGVQLTMPGTITVLKTSPVRLGGEVDESTVYFHRLFWTFPPCMEAFRHCKPFVSIDGTHLYGKYGGTLLLAIVQDGNSNILPIAFALVEGENAESWSFFLSNLREHVTPQEGILVISDRHNGIKVALKAPETGWLPPRAFRAYCIRHVAANFALTFKGKDSRRMLVNAAYAKTEAEFYYWFDIMRTENPAMCDWANRMEYDKWTQHEDGGRRFGHMTTNISECVNSVLKGTRNLPVTSLVKSTYRRLAQLFVERGQTAEAQLGYGNEFCQALVKAIDRNLRDSRCFTVTLYDRHQSEYTVAETTPTGSFSLGSYRISLKDHRCDCGHFQALHYPCCHAIACCAYSRLNWASYVHEVYRMSEVFNVYKQGFFPPIPEGLWPPYAGPTIIPDPNMRRAKEGRPKATRIRGSIDQSQENQPKRCGLCRQAGHTRRNCDQRRQSGGRDA